A region from the Leptospirillum ferriphilum ML-04 genome encodes:
- a CDS encoding squalene/phytoene synthase family protein: MITLEESYRQCMVLTRSHYENFPVASVLLPAKTRPAIAVIYAFARCADDFGDEEPDTVRSLELLSGWRDLLYASVKGPVDHFVFRALRDVIERFEIPVQWLDNLIMAFERDRTIVRHPTFSDLMTYSRLSANPVGRLLLWIHGYRDEGRLAMSDAICSALQLANFWQDIGIDREKGRIYVPLSELSACGLDEISLYEGVDERHEALKRRLRAYTMGLFMAGRELPARLSGRLSLEIALVLAGGVRILEAGTRPGRSLLDRPVLRKTDWALDLVRVVSGIWRFPQQDPQDGIFQEGFRVFFPVKDQDRSEKTSSMIRL, from the coding sequence TTGATCACCCTGGAAGAGTCCTATCGTCAATGTATGGTATTGACCCGCTCCCATTACGAGAACTTTCCGGTGGCTTCCGTTTTGCTTCCGGCAAAAACCCGGCCCGCCATTGCGGTCATCTATGCCTTTGCCCGATGCGCGGACGACTTTGGTGACGAAGAGCCCGATACGGTCCGTTCCCTGGAGCTTCTTTCCGGATGGAGGGATCTTCTTTACGCGAGTGTGAAAGGCCCCGTCGACCATTTTGTGTTCCGGGCCCTCCGGGACGTGATCGAACGGTTTGAGATCCCTGTCCAGTGGCTGGACAACCTGATCATGGCGTTCGAACGGGACAGGACCATTGTCCGGCATCCTACCTTTTCCGATCTGATGACCTACTCCCGTTTATCGGCAAACCCCGTCGGACGGCTTCTCCTCTGGATTCACGGGTACCGCGACGAGGGGCGTCTTGCGATGTCGGACGCGATCTGCTCGGCTCTGCAGCTGGCCAATTTCTGGCAGGATATCGGCATCGACCGGGAAAAGGGGAGGATTTATGTCCCGCTGTCGGAACTCTCCGCCTGCGGGCTCGACGAGATCTCTCTTTACGAAGGGGTGGACGAGAGGCACGAAGCACTGAAAAGACGGCTTCGCGCCTATACGATGGGTCTCTTCATGGCGGGGAGGGAGCTTCCTGCAAGACTGTCGGGACGGCTTTCCCTGGAAATTGCGCTGGTTCTCGCCGGAGGGGTGCGTATCCTGGAAGCGGGCACCCGTCCGGGACGGTCCCTTCTGGATCGTCCGGTCCTCCGGAAAACGGACTGGGCGCTGGACCTCGTGCGCGTTGTTTCGGGAATCTGGCGATTCCCCCAGCAGGATCCGCAGGACGGGATTTTTCAGGAGGGGTTCCGCGTCTTTTTTCCGGTCAAGGATCAGGACCGTTCGGAAAAGACATCTTCCATGATCCGGTTGTGA
- the hpnE gene encoding hydroxysqualene dehydroxylase HpnE yields MADAPPVLYIVGGGLSGIAAAEVLSRGEGRPRKVVLLEARPRLGGRTSSYRESHDGQVHDTGQHLFMDAYVATRSLLKVLGTENRLTFLDPLSLYMMDRKEKLSFLELPLHNGQLGLLSGILMFPGLSFLSRLSMLKIARALPERESSVDHMDARTFLRNNGQTAEAIDKFWELLIVSATNLPSDQVSASLLVSVLRESLFSDGGPKTLGYNTVPLSELIGDPAMRLLTRRGVDIRCRTPVSRFLVHQNRLTGMQIGKDIRMLGPEDHVIVTVPPWSFEELFPSTEMNNPMIQNIVRLSRPSPILSVHLWFQEPVPVPMMTGFSEHEMHWVFNRDYMMGRALPAVLPDKKLADFSYSGPLGDFYPGRMISCVVSGARESLEEEDGALIEKARKTVLRLSPGNPGKKLVFARVIRERFATPVFCPGQGMWRPLAHSFLDNLWIAGDMQDTGLPATMEGAVRAGFQAAFEVEKRLERRSREDRKYQPDKGEPS; encoded by the coding sequence ATGGCTGACGCACCTCCGGTTCTGTATATCGTTGGCGGCGGTCTGTCCGGCATTGCTGCAGCCGAAGTCCTGTCCCGGGGCGAGGGGCGCCCCCGGAAAGTCGTACTTCTGGAAGCCCGTCCCCGTCTGGGAGGGCGAACCTCCTCTTATCGGGAAAGCCATGACGGACAAGTGCACGATACCGGCCAGCACCTGTTTATGGATGCCTATGTCGCGACACGTTCTCTCCTGAAGGTTCTCGGCACAGAAAACCGTCTCACGTTTCTCGACCCTCTCTCCCTCTATATGATGGACCGGAAAGAAAAGCTGTCTTTTCTCGAACTGCCTCTCCACAATGGACAACTGGGACTCCTGTCGGGGATCCTGATGTTTCCGGGGCTCTCCTTCCTCTCGCGTCTGTCGATGCTCAAGATTGCCCGGGCCTTGCCAGAGAGGGAATCTTCTGTCGATCACATGGATGCCCGGACATTTCTCCGGAACAACGGACAGACGGCCGAAGCGATCGACAAATTCTGGGAGCTTCTGATCGTGTCTGCCACCAATCTGCCCTCCGATCAGGTCAGCGCATCGCTCCTCGTATCGGTCTTGCGGGAATCCCTTTTTTCGGACGGTGGTCCAAAAACGCTGGGATACAATACTGTCCCCTTGTCGGAGCTCATCGGCGATCCCGCCATGAGACTTCTGACCCGACGCGGGGTCGATATCCGATGCCGGACGCCGGTCTCCCGCTTCCTCGTTCACCAGAACCGCCTGACCGGAATGCAGATCGGAAAAGACATCCGGATGCTCGGACCGGAAGATCATGTCATTGTCACCGTACCTCCGTGGTCCTTCGAAGAGCTTTTTCCGTCGACGGAAATGAACAACCCGATGATTCAGAACATCGTGAGACTGTCCAGACCCTCCCCCATTCTTTCCGTGCATCTCTGGTTTCAGGAGCCGGTTCCTGTTCCGATGATGACGGGGTTTTCCGAGCACGAAATGCATTGGGTGTTCAATCGGGATTACATGATGGGCCGGGCGCTTCCGGCGGTTCTCCCGGATAAAAAACTGGCCGACTTCAGTTATTCCGGCCCCCTCGGGGATTTCTATCCGGGCCGGATGATTTCTTGCGTTGTCTCGGGTGCCAGGGAGAGTCTTGAGGAAGAGGATGGCGCGCTGATCGAAAAAGCCCGGAAAACCGTTTTGCGGCTGTCTCCGGGAAATCCGGGGAAAAAACTTGTCTTCGCCCGGGTGATCCGGGAGCGCTTCGCGACTCCGGTTTTTTGCCCGGGGCAGGGGATGTGGCGTCCGTTGGCGCACTCTTTCCTCGACAATCTCTGGATTGCCGGTGACATGCAGGATACGGGACTTCCGGCGACGATGGAAGGTGCTGTCCGTGCCGGATTTCAGGCGGCATTCGAAGTGGAGAAGCGTCTGGAGAGACGATCGCGGGAAGACCGGAAATACCAGCCTGATAAAGGGGAGCCGTCTTGA
- a CDS encoding phytoene/squalene synthase family protein, translating to MDVRAELPQNDRITRKSLPSDSPVLDLDGFEKARKGIRESTFSVSFFFLDPEARNDLATFYLFCRVVDDIVDETPDKSLAEERLLLWREFFSGETLSEAFPHPLGHDLRDLVHRRRIPLSLFRDILDGMETDLRPVRIPDIEALRRYCYLAAGAVGRACIPIFGGEIEELGEYADSLGEAFQLTNILRDLKSDARRNRIYLPADRMQAYGVSDRDVLEGRLHPGFLRLLEEIWMRADDDYRRAVALLSDRKKWKIMKAARVMEVFYREIHRKIRLSGFDVYRHRIRLSPLLKGWLLLRFWTASFPEGTSKLSSSREDHHG from the coding sequence ATGGATGTCAGGGCAGAACTCCCCCAAAATGACCGGATCACCAGAAAATCCCTTCCTTCCGACAGCCCGGTTCTGGATCTGGACGGATTTGAAAAGGCCCGAAAAGGAATTCGGGAAAGCACCTTTTCCGTGTCCTTCTTCTTCCTTGATCCGGAGGCCCGGAATGACCTGGCGACGTTTTACCTGTTTTGCCGGGTTGTCGACGATATCGTCGACGAAACCCCGGACAAGTCGCTTGCGGAAGAGCGGCTCCTGCTATGGAGAGAGTTCTTTTCCGGGGAAACCCTTTCGGAGGCTTTCCCCCACCCGCTCGGCCATGATCTTCGGGACCTTGTCCATCGCCGACGCATCCCCCTGTCTCTTTTCCGGGACATTCTTGACGGCATGGAGACGGATCTCCGCCCTGTCCGGATTCCGGATATCGAAGCGCTCCGTCGTTATTGCTACCTGGCCGCCGGTGCCGTGGGTCGCGCCTGCATACCGATCTTCGGCGGCGAGATCGAGGAACTCGGAGAGTATGCCGATTCCCTGGGAGAGGCGTTCCAGCTGACAAACATTCTTCGGGATTTGAAGAGCGATGCCCGGCGAAACCGCATTTACCTCCCGGCAGACAGGATGCAGGCCTATGGTGTCTCGGACAGGGATGTGCTGGAAGGTCGTCTTCACCCGGGCTTCCTGCGACTTCTCGAGGAAATCTGGATGCGGGCGGACGACGACTATCGGCGAGCGGTCGCGCTTTTGTCCGACAGAAAGAAGTGGAAGATCATGAAAGCCGCACGGGTCATGGAAGTGTTTTATCGGGAAATTCACCGGAAAATCCGGTTGTCCGGGTTTGATGTCTACCGGCATCGGATCCGCCTGTCTCCTCTTTTGAAGGGATGGCTCCTGCTCCGTTTCTGGACGGCCTCTTTTCCGGAGGGGACAAGCAAGCTTTCTTCTTCCCGCGAAGATCACCATGGCTGA
- the parA gene encoding ParA family partition ATPase, which produces MSGSGNSCPATGPTSGRETGNDRQDRIMIIVVANQKGGCGKTTTAVNLAGALAARGKDVILVDADPQGSAMKWRSLANGTFPLPVVSIPKPVLDQDLPQLDRKYDYVVADTPPGMEEITRSALVCAHTAIIPMQPSPLDLWSGTDIVGLIRRAEILNPHLRTWLLLNRKIQGTRLGKESFEALKEFPYPILKTEIHQRILLAEAIMHGQTITQVAPDSPSAREFRALSVEIVPEA; this is translated from the coding sequence TTGAGCGGATCCGGAAATTCCTGTCCCGCGACGGGGCCGACGTCCGGACGGGAGACGGGAAATGACCGGCAGGACCGGATCATGATCATTGTCGTCGCCAACCAGAAGGGCGGTTGCGGAAAAACGACGACCGCCGTCAATCTGGCGGGAGCCCTTGCCGCCCGCGGAAAAGACGTGATTTTAGTCGATGCCGATCCTCAAGGCTCCGCCATGAAATGGAGGTCGCTGGCAAACGGGACGTTTCCCCTCCCCGTCGTCTCCATTCCGAAACCGGTGCTGGATCAGGACCTTCCCCAGCTGGACAGGAAATACGATTACGTTGTTGCCGATACCCCTCCGGGGATGGAGGAAATCACCCGGAGCGCCCTTGTCTGCGCCCACACGGCGATCATCCCCATGCAACCCAGTCCGCTTGACCTGTGGTCCGGGACCGATATCGTGGGCCTGATACGAAGGGCGGAAATCCTGAACCCCCACCTGCGGACATGGCTTCTCCTGAACAGAAAAATCCAGGGGACCCGACTGGGCAAGGAATCTTTCGAGGCCCTGAAGGAATTTCCCTACCCCATTCTCAAAACGGAAATCCACCAACGCATCCTCCTGGCCGAAGCCATCATGCACGGCCAGACCATTACCCAGGTCGCACCGGACAGTCCTTCGGCCAGAGAATTTCGCGCGCTGTCCGTCGAGATCGTGCCGGAGGCGTAG
- a CDS encoding S66 peptidase family protein, producing the protein MDGGIAIRPLLKPDAPLKPGDRLTLVASSLHGVPESYPEGLARLRSKGLEITNGDPEGPPCGPFSADDRTRAERFIGALSEEGSRAVMALRGGYGAIRLLPHLDTLPWRSPRFPIWTGFSDATNLHAYLWHRLNAVTFHGPHPRGLGASEESFNWYWEMVSGKVKAGDFLPLGQADVVRPGEARGRLLGGNLETLAHLSGTPWFPDFDGAILLLEDVDEPMYAIDRALRHLSHLGVFSKIAGLVLGPFSGRPARKDDPAGDVAELLEPLCPSGIPVLKTPLPGHDLPMATWPLNLPVRMTVPSSGQPSLMLLESPFQEG; encoded by the coding sequence ATGGACGGAGGAATCGCCATCAGGCCCCTCCTGAAACCGGATGCCCCGCTCAAACCCGGCGACCGGCTGACCCTTGTCGCGTCCAGTTTACACGGTGTCCCGGAAAGCTACCCGGAAGGATTGGCCCGTCTTCGAAGCAAGGGCCTTGAAATCACCAACGGCGATCCGGAAGGCCCCCCCTGCGGCCCCTTTTCCGCCGACGACCGGACCCGGGCGGAACGCTTTATCGGTGCCCTTTCAGAGGAGGGGTCCCGCGCTGTCATGGCTTTGCGGGGAGGATACGGGGCCATCCGCCTGCTCCCCCACCTGGACACTCTTCCCTGGAGATCTCCCCGTTTTCCCATATGGACGGGATTTTCGGACGCGACCAACCTCCACGCCTATCTCTGGCATCGCCTGAACGCGGTCACCTTCCATGGACCCCATCCCCGAGGGCTTGGTGCTTCGGAAGAAAGCTTCAACTGGTATTGGGAGATGGTCTCCGGGAAGGTCAAAGCCGGAGATTTCCTTCCCCTCGGACAGGCGGATGTCGTTCGCCCCGGGGAGGCCCGGGGACGTCTTCTGGGGGGGAATCTCGAAACGCTGGCGCATCTTTCCGGAACACCCTGGTTTCCGGACTTCGACGGCGCCATTCTTCTTCTGGAAGATGTCGACGAACCGATGTACGCGATCGACCGGGCGTTGAGACACCTGTCCCATCTGGGAGTCTTCTCAAAAATTGCGGGGCTCGTGCTGGGGCCTTTTTCCGGTCGCCCGGCCCGGAAGGACGACCCCGCCGGAGACGTCGCCGAACTGCTGGAGCCCTTGTGTCCGTCGGGGATTCCGGTTCTGAAAACCCCTCTGCCCGGCCACGACCTTCCCATGGCGACATGGCCTCTCAATCTCCCTGTCCGGATGACCGTGCCTTCCTCCGGACAGCCTTCCCTCATGCTTCTGGAATCCCCTTTTCAGGAAGGGTAG